From Zhongshania aliphaticivorans, one genomic window encodes:
- a CDS encoding flavin-containing monooxygenase: MSQRPQHNANNVTDTHLVIVGTGFAGLGMAIRLKEMGIDDFIIIERASDVGGTWRDNRYPGAACDVPSHLYSFSFEPNTEWSRVYPTQPELEAYLQNVTDKWDLRPHIRFSHTLTAAHYQQDSGHWLVKTSGGDFRARFVVCGNGGLAEPKLPDIPGVENFGGHHFHSATWDHNYSLEGKRVAVIGTGASAIQFVPQIADKPAKLSVFQRTPNWILPRHDRAYHRFEKWLFKRLPITRKLLRAKIYCQNEMRVLGMVLHPALMKLFRITATWNIRRQVADPDLRNKLTPTFPIGCKRILISNDWYPALQKPNVEVETSGIQEITSTSIISKDGSEREVDCIIFGTGFYATENPIATMIHGRDGRVLADVWADGEEAYLGSSVHGFPNFFFIVGPNVTLGHSSMVYMIETQIAAISRVLEAANELSSTTVEVREEVQDTYNRELQTRLGGSVWANGCDSWYKHRSGKITQLWPGFTFSFRRRNRDFKQSDYVFATPSTEVTP, from the coding sequence ATGAGCCAACGACCACAACATAATGCCAACAACGTTACTGACACTCATCTTGTGATTGTCGGCACTGGTTTTGCCGGTCTGGGCATGGCTATTCGTTTAAAAGAAATGGGCATTGATGATTTTATTATTATTGAGCGCGCCAGCGATGTTGGCGGCACGTGGCGGGACAACCGCTATCCCGGCGCCGCCTGCGACGTGCCCTCGCATCTTTACTCCTTCTCCTTTGAACCAAACACGGAGTGGTCGCGGGTTTACCCAACACAGCCGGAGTTAGAAGCTTATTTACAGAACGTGACCGACAAGTGGGACCTGCGACCCCACATCCGCTTTTCTCATACCCTCACGGCGGCGCATTATCAGCAAGACAGTGGCCACTGGTTGGTCAAAACCAGCGGCGGCGATTTTCGTGCCCGATTTGTGGTTTGCGGCAATGGCGGTTTAGCGGAGCCCAAGTTGCCAGATATTCCTGGCGTAGAAAACTTTGGCGGTCATCATTTTCATTCCGCCACTTGGGATCACAATTATTCCCTCGAAGGTAAACGGGTCGCCGTTATAGGCACGGGCGCCTCTGCCATTCAATTTGTGCCGCAAATAGCCGATAAACCCGCAAAACTTTCGGTTTTCCAGCGCACCCCAAACTGGATTCTTCCGCGCCATGATCGCGCCTACCACCGCTTTGAGAAATGGCTTTTCAAGCGCCTGCCGATCACCCGTAAATTGCTGCGCGCCAAAATTTATTGCCAGAACGAAATGCGGGTGCTCGGCATGGTTTTGCACCCCGCGCTAATGAAACTATTCCGCATCACCGCCACGTGGAATATTCGCCGCCAAGTTGCCGACCCAGATTTACGCAACAAGCTGACACCGACATTTCCGATCGGCTGCAAGCGAATCTTGATTTCAAATGATTGGTATCCCGCGCTACAAAAGCCCAATGTTGAAGTGGAAACCAGCGGCATTCAAGAAATTACGAGTACTAGTATTATTAGTAAAGATGGTAGTGAGCGCGAGGTCGATTGCATTATTTTTGGCACCGGTTTTTACGCCACCGAGAATCCCATTGCCACCATGATCCATGGCCGAGACGGGCGCGTATTAGCCGATGTGTGGGCCGATGGCGAAGAGGCTTATTTGGGCTCAAGTGTGCACGGCTTTCCGAATTTCTTCTTTATTGTTGGCCCCAATGTCACCTTAGGGCACAGCTCTATGGTATACATGATCGAAACCCAGATCGCGGCCATCAGCCGGGTACTTGAGGCCGCAAACGAGCTATCATCAACTACCGTGGAAGTGCGCGAAGAAGTTCAAGATACCTATAATCGCGAACTACAAACCCGGCTTGGCGGTTCAGTGTGGGCCAACGGTTGCGACAGCTGGTATAAGCACCGCTCAGGTAAAATCACCCAGCTTTGGCCAGGATTTACCTTTAGTTTCAGACGCCGCAATCGCGACTTTAAGCAGTCAGATTATGTTTTCGCTACGCCAAGCACAGAGGTCACACCATGA
- a CDS encoding GMC family oxidoreductase: MSQHYDYDVIIIGSGFGGSVSALRLTEKGYRVGVMEMGRRWRPENMPSTNWKIWNFLWRPMLGLKGFFSLRFFRHVMVLHGNAVGGGSVTYANTLLVPPESVWTDGSWRGLDDWQAVMPAHYATAKKMLGVNKNKRLAAADHALKKMAEHQGRGDTFYTTDVGVFFGDADDTSGGKRYPDPYFNGEGPERHSCIGCGSCMTGCVHNAKNSLDKNYLYLAEAKGAKVHEETRVSDVRPLNNSDGKDGYEVFTQHGTALFSKNRKRFTAKKIIFAASSLGTQELLFKLKQSGAMPKISDELGNRVRTNAESLLALRFPGGEDMSKGVAIGSGFYLDEYTHIEATRYGKGHDLLSLLFTPLTGGTPGIGRTFLWFFTLLASLLRHPIKTLRGCNPFGFAKQTIIFLCMQTIDGHLNMRYRRPWYWPFTKVLQTEGQPIPSFIPAANKFVADSAKQLDGIGASMVSELFFNIPTTAHCMGGCGMGSSAQTGVIDSQNRLFGYDNAYVCDGSMLGANLGVNPSLTITALTERAMSFIPAKDAIPTASDAEAK; this comes from the coding sequence ATGAGTCAGCACTACGATTACGATGTGATTATTATCGGCTCGGGATTTGGTGGCAGCGTCTCTGCCCTGCGCTTAACGGAAAAAGGCTATCGCGTTGGGGTAATGGAAATGGGCCGACGCTGGCGCCCAGAAAATATGCCGTCGACCAATTGGAAGATATGGAATTTTCTGTGGCGACCAATGCTGGGCTTAAAAGGCTTTTTTAGCCTACGCTTTTTCCGCCATGTTATGGTCTTGCACGGCAATGCCGTGGGCGGTGGCTCGGTAACCTATGCCAACACCCTGCTCGTGCCACCAGAATCAGTGTGGACCGACGGCAGCTGGCGCGGCCTAGACGACTGGCAGGCGGTGATGCCCGCGCACTACGCCACCGCGAAAAAAATGCTTGGCGTAAACAAAAATAAACGCCTCGCGGCGGCCGATCACGCGCTTAAAAAAATGGCCGAACATCAGGGCCGTGGCGATACGTTTTACACCACCGATGTTGGCGTATTCTTTGGCGATGCCGACGATACCAGCGGCGGCAAACGCTACCCCGACCCCTACTTTAACGGCGAAGGTCCAGAGCGCCACAGCTGCATTGGCTGTGGCAGCTGCATGACGGGCTGCGTGCACAATGCTAAAAACTCCCTGGATAAAAATTATCTTTACCTTGCCGAAGCCAAAGGCGCCAAAGTTCATGAAGAAACTCGCGTAAGCGATGTACGGCCTTTAAACAATAGCGATGGCAAAGACGGCTATGAGGTTTTCACTCAGCACGGTACCGCCTTATTTTCTAAAAATCGGAAGCGCTTCACCGCCAAAAAAATTATTTTCGCGGCAAGCTCGCTAGGCACTCAAGAACTCTTATTTAAACTCAAACAATCTGGCGCCATGCCGAAGATCTCCGATGAACTGGGCAATCGGGTGCGCACCAACGCTGAATCCTTACTGGCGCTGCGCTTTCCCGGCGGCGAAGACATGTCGAAAGGCGTGGCCATCGGCTCTGGGTTTTATCTCGATGAATACACCCATATAGAAGCCACTCGCTACGGCAAAGGTCACGATTTGCTCAGCTTATTGTTTACCCCGCTGACCGGCGGCACGCCGGGTATAGGCCGGACTTTTTTGTGGTTTTTCACCCTACTTGCTTCATTGCTGCGCCATCCGATAAAAACCCTGCGCGGCTGCAACCCCTTTGGCTTTGCCAAGCAAACCATAATCTTTTTGTGCATGCAGACCATCGACGGCCATTTGAATATGCGCTACCGGCGGCCGTGGTATTGGCCGTTTACGAAGGTGTTACAAACCGAGGGTCAGCCCATTCCCTCGTTTATTCCCGCCGCCAATAAATTTGTTGCCGACAGCGCCAAGCAGCTCGATGGTATCGGAGCGAGCATGGTGTCTGAATTGTTTTTTAATATTCCCACCACCGCGCATTGCATGGGCGGTTGCGGCATGGGCAGTTCTGCGCAGACCGGCGTGATCGACAGCCAAAACCGTTTGTTTGGCTATGACAATGCCTACGTCTGTGACGGGTCAATGTTAGGGGCTAATCTTGGAGTAAACCCAAGCCTGACGATTACCGCCTTAACCGAAAGAGCGATGAGTTTTATTCCTGCGAAAGACGCGATTCCAACTGCTAGCGACGCTGAGGCAAAGTAG
- a CDS encoding AraC family transcriptional regulator — translation MSITMKSWDFCRSITSVQILVSLGLEHGAALDRLLLNTALDQASLDNPETVVEASAEMAVVRNLLRELPHVANLGLLAGERYHLSAYGIWGFALASSPTARKAVELSQTYQELTFVFSGFTVEEHDDYAILVFDNTDVPDDVRLFSIEREIHAAMIIIREMIGNNMGEEWVRFQHPRPENAELYEQCFRGRVDFAAERNELLFPRSALDKPRAVGNLATASLLDKQCSELIAKRSARRGLSGKVRDILLCQRPMSMDMELVADALCMTSRTMRRKLAAENTSFRQLVDEIRLSLAEEMLTGTRLSVEQIAERLNYADASSFSQAFKRMSGLTPGMLRKQDSRVA, via the coding sequence ATGAGCATCACTATGAAAAGTTGGGATTTTTGTCGGAGTATCACCAGTGTTCAAATTCTGGTGTCGCTGGGCCTAGAACACGGCGCGGCGCTAGATCGACTATTGCTAAATACCGCGCTGGATCAGGCGAGTTTAGATAACCCCGAGACGGTGGTAGAGGCCAGTGCCGAAATGGCGGTGGTGCGCAATTTACTCCGCGAGCTGCCCCATGTGGCTAACTTGGGGCTTCTGGCGGGGGAGCGCTACCATCTCTCTGCCTATGGTATTTGGGGTTTTGCGCTGGCGAGCAGCCCCACGGCGCGTAAAGCTGTGGAATTATCGCAAACCTACCAAGAGCTGACCTTTGTGTTCTCGGGCTTTACGGTAGAAGAGCACGATGACTATGCGATTCTAGTGTTTGATAACACGGATGTTCCCGATGATGTGCGACTGTTCTCTATTGAACGCGAAATTCACGCCGCCATGATTATTATCCGCGAAATGATCGGCAATAATATGGGCGAGGAGTGGGTGCGGTTCCAGCACCCGCGCCCAGAGAATGCCGAGCTGTATGAACAGTGTTTTCGAGGCCGAGTAGATTTTGCTGCCGAGCGCAATGAACTGCTATTTCCGCGCAGTGCATTAGATAAACCCCGCGCGGTGGGCAATCTCGCCACCGCGAGCTTGTTAGACAAACAGTGCTCAGAGCTGATCGCCAAGCGCAGCGCGCGGCGCGGCTTGTCGGGCAAGGTGCGAGATATTCTGCTGTGTCAGCGGCCTATGTCGATGGACATGGAGTTAGTGGCCGACGCCTTGTGCATGACCTCGCGTACCATGCGCCGTAAATTGGCCGCCGAAAACACCTCATTCCGCCAGTTAGTCGATGAAATTCGCCTGAGTCTTGCAGAAGAAATGCTGACCGGCACCCGACTCAGTGTTGAACAAATTGCCGAGCGCTTAAATTACGCCGACGCCTCGAGTTTCTCCCAGGCTTTTAAGCGCATGAGTGGCCTAACACCGGGTATGTTGCGCAAGCAAGATTCGCGAGTGGCATGA
- a CDS encoding TonB-dependent receptor translates to MVRSNPARPFYTRLLISTGISSIALLAASQTVAAPALEEVLVTAQKRSESAQDIPIAVTGVTADMLDKLGFENANDVSAQVPNMQVSGPYGDVQPIFSIRGVSMSDYSSNQASPIGVYVDEAYLAPVYSHGASFFDIERLEVLRGPQGTLYGKNTTGGAINIITRTPDFGGEANSFIKAGAGSYGATSIEGGTERELIPDVLAARIAGSMKRDDGYVNVVGQDTNAAQTDFKGLRLGINWLISDKIDAVLKITQSKNDALSTPPRNEARTDLRGSGLEGDSNGFIDYIGYSRGSRNLDFHETESNAIGALVTTSDLAVLTMNYSNDSYTITSVSSYLDADYYQMADTDGSPNGLLEIKWSSDSLSFSQDLRFTSNFDGMFNIIAGVYYGSEDLYMQNIYDIFDQAPDLRVGYAKPDTIPIFPYLIDFGMIDQRLATEKTSAAAYTQMRFDFSANFGMDIGLRYTRDESKLSYLNISRLANDGTPRGSYTPGNTTGVDNAWITLPITVSDIQNLLANPGDLATYQNTGYTHGAYTLDSAPELNAPEKEFTGKIGLDYRFNDDFMVYGSASRGYRAGSYNGGVYYQPRPLETAYASPEYIDAYEVGFKADMAEGSMRLNAAAFLYDYTNQQFINVVGISNFLENAGGSQIMGLEAELWARITERLTVQSAIGLLDTEYTELTLANTETIADQEDRVDLSGNELISAPKLNFSVSIDYDLLITEYGYLSVNGNANFQDDQWYSAYNDQYGYDNIRQDAYWLYNGRLSWYANDGSYSVSVWGKNLLEEEYDSYAINLQAGFGFDQYLAGQPRTYGMEVQVKF, encoded by the coding sequence GTGGTCCGATCCAATCCCGCCCGTCCTTTCTATACCCGACTCTTGATCAGCACCGGAATTAGCAGTATTGCCCTGCTCGCCGCCAGCCAAACCGTCGCCGCACCGGCGCTCGAAGAGGTATTGGTCACGGCCCAAAAACGCAGTGAAAGCGCCCAAGACATTCCCATTGCGGTCACCGGTGTGACTGCCGACATGCTCGACAAACTCGGTTTTGAAAATGCCAACGACGTGTCTGCGCAGGTTCCCAATATGCAGGTCAGCGGCCCCTATGGCGATGTGCAGCCGATATTTTCGATTCGCGGCGTCAGCATGTCGGACTACAGCTCCAACCAAGCCAGCCCCATAGGCGTTTACGTAGACGAAGCCTATTTGGCGCCGGTTTACAGCCACGGCGCCAGCTTCTTCGATATTGAGCGGCTCGAGGTTTTGCGCGGCCCCCAGGGCACCCTCTACGGTAAAAACACCACGGGTGGCGCCATTAATATTATTACCCGCACCCCCGATTTTGGCGGCGAAGCCAATAGCTTCATTAAAGCGGGCGCGGGCAGCTACGGCGCCACGTCTATCGAGGGCGGCACCGAGCGCGAGCTGATTCCCGATGTACTGGCGGCGCGTATCGCCGGTAGCATGAAGCGCGACGACGGCTATGTGAACGTTGTCGGCCAAGACACCAATGCCGCGCAAACCGACTTTAAAGGCCTGCGGCTAGGAATAAATTGGCTTATTAGCGATAAAATCGACGCCGTACTAAAAATTACTCAATCTAAGAACGACGCACTGAGCACCCCACCCCGCAATGAAGCCCGCACTGATTTACGCGGCAGCGGTTTGGAGGGCGACTCGAATGGTTTTATCGACTATATCGGCTACTCCCGTGGCAGTCGCAATCTGGATTTTCACGAGACGGAATCTAACGCGATAGGCGCACTCGTCACCACGAGCGACCTCGCCGTGCTGACCATGAATTACAGTAACGACAGCTATACCATTACCTCGGTCAGCTCCTATCTCGACGCCGACTACTATCAAATGGCTGACACCGACGGCAGCCCCAACGGCTTGCTAGAAATAAAGTGGTCATCCGACTCCTTAAGCTTTAGCCAAGACCTGCGCTTCACCTCAAACTTCGACGGTATGTTCAACATCATTGCTGGCGTGTATTACGGCAGTGAAGATTTATACATGCAGAATATTTACGATATTTTTGACCAAGCGCCCGATTTGCGCGTTGGCTACGCCAAGCCCGACACCATTCCGATTTTTCCTTACTTAATCGACTTTGGCATGATCGATCAACGCCTTGCCACCGAAAAAACCAGCGCGGCCGCGTACACCCAAATGCGCTTTGATTTTAGCGCCAATTTCGGCATGGACATTGGCCTGCGCTACACCCGCGACGAAAGTAAATTGAGCTATTTGAATATTTCTCGACTGGCCAATGATGGCACCCCCCGCGGCAGCTACACTCCTGGCAATACCACCGGCGTCGACAACGCGTGGATCACCCTGCCCATCACGGTATCTGATATTCAAAACCTGCTGGCCAACCCCGGTGATTTAGCCACCTATCAAAACACCGGCTACACCCACGGCGCTTACACCCTCGATTCTGCCCCAGAATTGAACGCCCCAGAAAAAGAGTTTACCGGCAAAATTGGTTTAGATTACCGCTTCAACGACGACTTCATGGTTTACGGTAGCGCCAGTCGCGGTTATCGCGCCGGCAGTTACAATGGCGGCGTTTACTACCAACCGCGACCATTAGAAACCGCCTACGCCTCGCCAGAATATATCGACGCATATGAAGTCGGCTTTAAAGCCGATATGGCCGAAGGCAGTATGCGCTTGAACGCGGCCGCCTTCTTGTACGACTACACCAATCAGCAGTTCATTAACGTGGTGGGTATTTCCAACTTTTTGGAAAACGCCGGTGGCTCGCAGATTATGGGGCTAGAGGCGGAATTGTGGGCGCGCATTACTGAACGCCTCACCGTGCAATCGGCCATTGGTTTGCTCGACACCGAGTACACCGAGCTTACCCTCGCCAATACCGAAACCATTGCCGACCAAGAAGACCGGGTGGATCTGTCTGGCAATGAATTAATCTCGGCGCCAAAACTTAACTTCAGCGTTTCCATTGATTACGACTTGCTGATTACGGAATACGGCTATTTAAGCGTGAATGGCAATGCCAATTTTCAAGACGATCAATGGTATAGCGCCTATAACGATCAGTACGGCTACGACAATATTCGCCAAGACGCCTACTGGCTGTATAACGGCCGCCTGAGCTGGTATGCCAACGATGGCAGCTACAGCGTGTCGGTGTGGGGTAAAAACCTGCTAGAAGAAGAGTACGACAGCTACGCAATAAACCTGCAAGCGGGCTTTGGTTTCGACCAGTACCTCGCAGGCCAACCGCGAACCTACGGCATGGAAGTGCAAGTTAAATTCTAG
- a CDS encoding DJ-1/PfpI family protein: MAKVLIITGDFVEDYENMVPFQALIAMGHEVDAVCPDKKVGDSIATSIHDFEGDQTYTEKRGHNFVLNASFDDINPEDYQGLYLPGGRAPEYLRLNAKVIEIIRHFAANNKPIASVCHGPQLLSAAGVIEGKKISAYPACQPEMLMAGALWVELPMDGAITDGNLVTAPAWPAHPAMLKQFVALL, translated from the coding sequence ATGGCTAAAGTTTTAATCATTACCGGTGATTTTGTTGAAGACTACGAGAACATGGTTCCCTTTCAGGCGCTAATAGCCATGGGCCACGAAGTGGATGCGGTTTGCCCTGATAAAAAAGTGGGCGACAGTATTGCAACGTCTATTCATGACTTTGAAGGCGATCAAACCTATACCGAAAAACGCGGCCATAACTTTGTGCTTAACGCGTCTTTTGACGACATCAACCCCGAAGATTACCAGGGCTTGTATCTGCCTGGTGGCCGCGCGCCAGAATACTTGCGCCTAAATGCAAAAGTGATTGAGATCATTCGTCACTTTGCTGCAAACAATAAGCCGATTGCCTCTGTTTGCCATGGCCCACAGTTACTCAGCGCCGCAGGTGTAATTGAAGGTAAAAAAATATCAGCCTACCCAGCCTGCCAACCCGAAATGCTCATGGCGGGTGCGCTGTGGGTGGAACTACCCATGGATGGCGCCATCACCGACGGCAACCTAGTCACTGCGCCAGCTTGGCCTGCGCATCCTGCCATGTTGAAACAATTTGTGGCATTGTTATAA
- a CDS encoding ribbon-helix-helix domain-containing protein — MCQLFINADSKLWSYRTKSLRIDGVVTSIRLEEFFWDTLEEISFRDQMTVNQMITKLYLESLDADHDISNFTSFLRVCCSRYLSLIADGKLTREDELPLGEVNAQNILEQEQLRSRQRKALFSSPNYKPSIN, encoded by the coding sequence ATGTGTCAGCTATTTATCAATGCCGATAGCAAACTATGGAGCTATCGCACCAAGTCGCTGCGTATTGATGGTGTGGTTACCTCTATTCGCTTAGAAGAGTTCTTTTGGGACACCCTAGAAGAAATATCATTTCGCGACCAAATGACGGTTAACCAAATGATCACCAAGCTCTACCTAGAGTCCCTCGATGCTGATCACGATATTAGTAACTTCACCTCGTTTTTACGAGTGTGCTGTTCGCGCTACTTATCACTGATCGCCGATGGCAAGCTCACCAGAGAAGACGAGCTGCCCCTCGGCGAGGTGAATGCGCAAAATATATTAGAGCAAGAGCAATTGCGCAGCCGTCAGCGTAAAGCGCTGTTCAGTTCACCTAATTATAAGCCTTCCATTAATTAG
- the dld gene encoding D-lactate dehydrogenase — MSRSPLITCFKKIVGSRHVLTSERATAPFRTGFREGQGPALAVVKPATLWQQWQILDACVKANVIVIMQAANTGLTGGSTPSQGCDRDTVIINTSRINDIHVLDQQQQILAFPGASLFSLEKTLAPYGRVPHSVIGSSCIGASIVGGICNNSGGALVERGPAYTELALYAQVNDDGTLSLINELDIELGNTPEEILTNLQNKNYSLEDIKTTNKLASDRDYANWVRETTRDTPARFNADPRRLHKASGCAGKLAVFAVRVDTFVKNEKEHTFYLGSNSTQALQLLRKDLLEKTASLPIYAEYLHRDIFTLADDYGRDTVLLIKYLGTNWLPKFLNIKRQLDSVCRSIPFLSPGFIDKMVYRLAKLFPSQTPKVLHQWNNRYEHQLILSVKDAEKAETELLLENMKQQHDVDYFLCSEAEAKSAYLLRFAAAGAAVQYAAIHHNRVEPIVALDIALKRNDTDWFETLPDELNRKLLNKFYYGHFLCHVFHQDYLVRKGEDVQAVKEALLALLEKRGAEYPAEHNVGHHYHAKPALANNYKTLDPTNTLNAGIGGMSKKLNYDES; from the coding sequence ATGTCACGTTCGCCGCTCATTACGTGCTTTAAAAAAATTGTTGGCTCACGCCATGTACTGACCAGCGAACGTGCCACCGCCCCTTTTCGCACTGGCTTTCGTGAGGGGCAAGGCCCCGCCCTTGCCGTTGTCAAACCGGCGACGCTGTGGCAGCAATGGCAGATACTCGACGCCTGCGTAAAAGCCAATGTCATTGTTATCATGCAAGCCGCCAATACCGGCTTAACCGGCGGCTCAACGCCAAGCCAAGGTTGCGACCGCGACACGGTAATCATCAACACCTCGCGCATTAATGACATACATGTTTTAGATCAACAGCAGCAGATTCTGGCCTTTCCTGGCGCCAGTTTATTTTCATTAGAAAAGACCCTAGCACCCTATGGTCGCGTACCCCATTCCGTAATTGGCTCCTCGTGTATTGGCGCGTCAATCGTTGGCGGCATTTGCAATAACTCTGGCGGCGCACTGGTCGAACGCGGCCCCGCTTACACCGAGCTCGCGCTCTATGCGCAGGTCAACGACGATGGCACCCTCAGCTTAATTAATGAACTCGATATTGAACTGGGCAATACACCCGAAGAAATCCTGACAAACTTACAGAACAAAAATTATTCATTAGAGGATATCAAAACCACCAATAAGCTGGCCTCTGACCGTGATTATGCGAATTGGGTGCGTGAGACAACACGCGACACCCCCGCGCGGTTTAATGCCGACCCCAGACGCTTACACAAAGCCAGTGGCTGCGCTGGCAAGCTGGCTGTTTTCGCGGTGCGGGTAGATACCTTTGTAAAAAATGAAAAAGAACACACCTTTTATTTAGGCAGCAACTCCACCCAAGCCCTGCAGCTCCTACGAAAAGACTTGCTTGAAAAAACCGCCAGCCTACCGATTTATGCGGAGTACTTGCACCGAGATATCTTTACCCTCGCCGATGACTACGGCCGAGACACTGTGCTATTAATTAAATACCTAGGCACAAACTGGCTGCCTAAATTCTTAAATATTAAGCGCCAGCTAGATTCCGTTTGCAGAAGCATACCTTTTTTAAGCCCGGGTTTTATCGACAAAATGGTTTACCGGCTGGCCAAGCTATTCCCGAGCCAAACACCTAAAGTATTGCACCAGTGGAATAATAGGTACGAACATCAATTAATTCTTAGCGTAAAAGATGCCGAAAAAGCAGAGACAGAATTATTATTAGAAAATATGAAACAACAACACGATGTGGATTATTTTCTTTGCAGTGAGGCCGAGGCAAAATCGGCTTACTTATTGCGCTTTGCCGCCGCAGGGGCTGCTGTGCAATATGCCGCCATACACCATAACCGCGTAGAACCCATCGTCGCCCTAGATATTGCCTTAAAGCGCAACGACACAGACTGGTTCGAAACCCTACCCGACGAGCTTAACCGCAAGCTGCTGAATAAATTTTATTACGGCCACTTTCTATGCCACGTCTTTCATCAAGACTATTTGGTGCGCAAAGGTGAAGACGTACAAGCTGTAAAAGAAGCCTTGCTAGCGCTGCTGGAGAAACGCGGGGCCGAATACCCCGCCGAGCACAATGTTGGGCATCACTATCACGCCAAGCCTGCATTGGCGAATAACTATAAAACCTTAGACCCAACAAACACCCTGAACGCCGGGATTGGCGGCATGTCTAAAAAATTAAACTATGACGAGTCTTAG
- a CDS encoding glutathione S-transferase family protein — protein MNDSIILHHYENSPYAEKIRLMFGFTNTRWHSLLSPVYPPRPNVDPLTGGYRRIPVAQIGADIFCDTALIAQEVATVTGCAALDPATVEGDALALMKQAEEKAFFAAVAAVPQLRLLGTMLRSFGPIGTYRFAKDRSSLLRGGTSRPPAAAKAAGVLQSFLDALEARLAEYPWVGGDAPSVADFACFHPLWLHVSCNRKPLAAGANVLRWYKAIEEFGHGQRKEITQAEAFEAARSAEPRALPTSTEHGSLQIGQVVQVAPLDYGVVPVSGTLAAVTENRIIVARESKQFGTLHVHFPRAGYSLAAG, from the coding sequence ATGAACGATTCAATTATTCTGCATCACTATGAGAACTCGCCTTACGCGGAAAAAATTCGGCTGATGTTCGGTTTTACTAATACGCGCTGGCATTCCCTGCTGTCACCGGTTTATCCGCCCCGGCCGAATGTCGATCCTTTAACGGGTGGCTACCGCCGAATTCCGGTAGCCCAGATTGGCGCCGACATTTTCTGTGACACCGCACTGATTGCTCAGGAAGTGGCGACTGTAACGGGCTGCGCAGCGCTTGATCCCGCAACAGTCGAAGGCGATGCCTTGGCCTTGATGAAACAGGCGGAAGAGAAGGCTTTTTTTGCGGCGGTCGCTGCGGTGCCGCAGCTGCGCCTGCTGGGCACTATGCTCAGAAGCTTCGGCCCCATCGGCACCTACCGTTTTGCCAAGGACCGGTCTAGCTTGTTACGCGGTGGCACAAGCCGGCCGCCAGCGGCGGCCAAGGCGGCGGGTGTTCTGCAGTCTTTTCTCGATGCCTTGGAGGCTAGGCTAGCGGAATATCCCTGGGTCGGCGGTGATGCGCCATCGGTCGCCGATTTTGCATGCTTTCACCCGCTTTGGCTTCATGTGAGTTGTAATCGCAAGCCCTTGGCAGCGGGTGCAAACGTTCTGCGCTGGTATAAGGCGATCGAAGAGTTTGGGCACGGCCAACGCAAGGAGATAACACAGGCGGAGGCCTTTGAGGCGGCGAGATCAGCGGAACCTCGGGCACTGCCGACCAGTACTGAGCATGGTTCGCTGCAAATTGGCCAAGTGGTTCAGGTTGCGCCACTGGACTACGGCGTGGTGCCCGTCAGCGGAACGCTAGCGGCGGTAACTGAGAATCGAATTATTGTCGCTCGGGAGAGTAAGCAATTTGGAACACTGCATGTTCACTTTCCCCGCGCCGGTTATTCCCTCGCGGCGGGATGA